Proteins encoded in a region of the Trypanosoma brucei gambiense DAL972 chromosome 11, complete sequence genome:
- a CDS encoding 60S ribosomal protein L28, putative has translation MTHSTDLQWLLVRQNSKFLQKRNGIRLSSDPFNNNANWTKRQSGFLNTKAAVIKTKGDRILLTTKSGDANNKPKLMYKKTVMEPGVKSSVVKRAVADIRPDLAKMAYRRARKMACTITRMKKVCAARKERSSKMHFHRKTVRPKRN, from the coding sequence ATGACGCACTCCACTGATCTTCAGTGGCTGTTGGTTCGCCAGAACAGTAAATTTCTGCAGAAGCGGAATGGCATTCGATTGAGCAGTGATCCGTTCAATAACAACGCGAATTGGACAAAGCGACAGTCTGGTTTCCTGAACACGAAGGCCGCAGTGATAAAGACGAAGGGTGATCGCATCCTCCTGACAACAAAGAGCGGTGATGCAAACAACAAGCCCAAGTTGATGTATAAGAAGACTGTGATGGAACCTGGCGTGAAGTCATCAGTGGTGAAGAGAGCTGTTGCCGACATCCGCCCCGACCTTGCTAAGATGGCATACCGTCGCGCGCGCAAGATGGCATGTACCATCACTCGCATGAAGAAGGTGTGTGCTGCTCGCAAGGAGCGCTCATCGAAGATGCACTTCCACCGAAAGACAGTCCGCCCAAAGCGTAACTGA
- a CDS encoding cytochrome P450 51A1, putative encodes MLLEVAIFLLTALALYSFYFVKSFNVTRPTDPPVYPVTVPILGHIIQFGKSPLGFMQECKRQLKSGIFTINIVGKRVTIVGDPHEHSRFFLPRNEVLSPREVYSFMVPVFGEGVAYAAPYPRMREQLNFLAEELTIAKFQNFVPAIQHEVRKFMAANWDKDEGEINLLEDCSTMIINTACQCLFGEDLRKRLDARRFAQLLAKMESSLIPAAVALPILLTLPLPQSARCHEARTELQKILSEIIIARKEEEVNKDSSTSDLLSGLLSAVYRDGTPMSLHEVCGMIVAAMFAGQHTSSITTTWSMLHLMHPANVKHLEALRKEIEEFPAQLNYNNVMDEMPFAERCARESIRRDPPLLMLMRKVMADVKVGSYVVPKGDIIACSPLLSHHDEEAFPEPRRWDPERDEKVEGAFIGFGAGVHKCIGQKFGLLQVKTILATAFRSYDFQLLRDEVPDPDYHTMVVGPTASQCRVKYIRRKAAAA; translated from the coding sequence ATGTTGCTTGAAGTTGCCATTTTCTTACTAACAGCACTTGCGTTGTATTCGTTTTACTTTGTCAAATCATTCAATGTGACGAGGCCGACAGATCCACCAGTGTATCCTGTCACCGTACCCATTCTTGGACACATTATACAGTTTGGAAAAAGCCCTCTTGGCTTCATGCAGGAATGCAAGCGTCAATTGAAGTCAGGCATTTTTACCATTAACATCGTGGGTAAGAGGGTGACCATCGTTGGCGATCCCCACGAACACAGCCGCTTCTTTTTGCCTCGTAACGAGGTATTGTCACCGCGGGAAGTGTACAGTTTTATGGTGCCCGTGTTTGGTGAGGGTGTTGCGTATGCTGCCCCGTACCCAAGGATGCGTGAGCAACTCAACTTTCTTGCGGAGGAATTAACCATCGCCAAGTTTCAGAACTTCGTCCCCGCCATTCAGCACGAGGTGCGCAAGTTTATGGCGGCCAACTGGGATAAGGACGAGGGGGAAATCAATTTGCTGGAGGACTGCAGCACAATGATTATTAATACCGCTTGTCAGTGTTTATTTGGGGAGGACCTGCGGAAGCGGCTCGATGCGCGTAGGTTCGCGCAACTTCTGGCGAAGATGGAAAGCAGTTTAATCCCTGCGGCTGTGGCCCTGCCCATCTTGCTGACGTTACCACTCCCACAATCTGCCCGCTGCCACGAGGCACGTACCGAACTGCAGAAAATTCTCAGTGAGATTATCATTGCtcgaaaggaggaggaagtcaACAAGGACAGCTCTACATCCGATCTTCTCTCAGGCCTTCTCAGTGCCGTCTACCGCGACGGTACTCCCATGTCCCTACACGAGGTATGTGGCATGATCGTGGCTGCCATGTTCGCTGGTCAGCACACTTCATCCATCACCACTACGTGGTCTATGCTGCATCTTATGCACCCAGCAAACGTAAAGCACCTGGAGGCGTTACGCAAGGAAATTGAGGAGTTCCCCGCTCAACTCAATTACAATAATGTGATGGACGAAATGCCCTTTGCGGAGCGTTGCGCCCGCGAGTCCATTCGCCGTGACCCGCCACTCCTCATGCTGATGCGCAAGGTAATGGCCGATGTAAAGGTTGGGTCGTATGTTGTACCAAAAGGCGATATCATCGCATGTTCACCGCTTCTCTCTCATCATGACGAGGAGGCCTTTCCAGAGCCGAGGCGGTGGGATCCGGAGAGAGACGAGAAGGTTGAAGGTGCTTTTATCGGCTTCGGTGCCGGAGTGCACAAGTGCATCGGTCAAAAATTTGGACTTCTGCAGGTGAAAACAATTCTTGCCACAGCTTTCCGAAGCTATGATTTCCAGCTATTACGGGATGAAGTGCCGGACCCTGACTATCACACAATGGTTGTCGGACCAACTGCGTCACAGTGCCGTGTGAAATACATCCGGCGGAAGGCGGCAGCTGCTTAG
- a CDS encoding protein transport protein sec31, putative, with protein sequence MRLKATPLTCVFAWAPEVLGTPTFLAAASVAGAIDDNFSGEAFLEIRLVDVTQTDETEMPVLGRTVIPAHALRVDWSPHGGERGIIAVSCEDGAVYVYDASIMMKNYGINPDRNTEEPRLSVIAEHRGAVRGCQFNPSQPTFLAIGGDDGAWDVWMLENPREPQRVPIMPDSAQPAGITHLQWNPKWPHILATSVANGVVNVWNLKTQTLAVSLHVSKSGKSGSCGNIIAWHPSMATQIAVGLDEKHPAIQIWDLKKAMMPLREMLGHENAVTGLAWNMTDHAILASCDADGKTLWWDPSTGERNGALQHQNGYMVDMKWSRALPVVLATSSFEPLFCVSTAEDVSSAPAPGASVQKSLQRPCGASIGISGLVASVSSHSANAVRLTRIVTNNASDPSGMSGGDPVAEISRLPPASVERVEWLKAHQYPLLAAAAACKNDRTPILSYLAEDAPTEDTEDPFETMQGTQKSLEDIAASHVAAGRINEAVEACLDECEFGDAFAIAYLQGGKLMQRVQQEYTRHILMNSQGKRHIVYASAVAAGDFRSLMVGGNALWKEALSVIISFVGERFSEACDKLALALKEAGNRESAMTCFICSGNVDAVAELWHEENMPVEKLVQEVLLLEEVTGRKVTSTFFGDYLYEYGLGLLGKGLLTKAMPIFQRSANVGNRNAAIMVDRMRFEVPCGQITFPFVATPLSDSLSQSCLEFLANKGNGQQQQQQQQPPSAVQPNMYGGQQQQPPPVVQPQYQQQRMGATMPPPAQQQQQQQPPSVVQPQYQQQRMGATMPPPTQQQQQQQPPSAVQPNMYGGQQQQPPPVVQPQYQQQRMGATMPPPTQQQQQQQAPAPGIIAQQPGPAVTANSAAPVPRLMPHPISSWSSLGSVGGGVVTNHPPATATMSGYCGAPPQICRVRNCKVRFPLPPPHALRTIWIPNVLCQMDPQRSMPMIPPPSCGSSVTSVQGLHAPAQPTVVPSLPSQQVIGTPLAPPQQFPTPAQPPSGPRGMPLPPRAPSGLGTNPTSTFGAPPTGSLHQTGKSSPSPEPSAPRVGNMMVAPPGSAPPSMTSGGLPPPRMPSDGSNANWNMNPQSVTNQPPQAASMTAPSSVAPPPPGIPSTAVGTAPPVVTAPRVGGVAYAPVANPGAPPRFAAAGGRPADDFGLSSFEISSLNPEHRDLAQKLRTTIQQVANAQRRSAIAKASMELFQALQTGSLPPDVVGLLSEYINCLGSQRSREMWKELATKHFSAIQHINNLKFLQ encoded by the exons ATGCGCTTAAAGGCCACACCCCTGACCTGCGTTTTTGCGTGGGCACCGGAGGTTCTGGGAACACCAACGTTTCTCGCCGCGGCGTCCGTTGCCGGAGCAATTGATGACAACTTTTCTGGTGAGGCCTTTCTCGAGATACGGTTGGTTGATGTCACGCAGACGGATGAGACAGAGATGCCCGTTTTGGGTCGTACGGTGATTCCGGCACACGCTCTCCGTGTTGACTGGAGTCCACACGGCGGGGAACGAGGCATCATTGCTGTTTCTTGTGAAGATGGAGCCGTGTACGTGTACGATGCGTCTATCATGATGAAAAACTATGGAATCAATCCTGACCGTAACACGGAAGAACCACGACTTTCTGTTATTGCTGAGCACCGCGGCGCCGTCCGTGGCTGCCAATTCAACCCGTCCCAACCCACATTTCTTGCTATCGGTGGCGACGACGGGGCATGGGATGTATGGATGTTGGAAAACCCACGAGAGCCGCAGCGTGTTCCTATTATGCCTGACTCTGCTCAACCGGCTGGCATTACACACCTTCAGTGGAACCCGAAGTGGCCTCACATTTTAGCCACTTCCGTTGCTAACGGCGTTGTCAATGTGTGGAACCTGAAGACACAGACCCTAGCAGTGTCGCTGCATGTATCCAAGAGTGGGAAATCGGGATCATGTGGAAACATTATTGCTTGGCATCCATCTATGGCGACTCAAATTGCTGTCGGACTCGACGAAAAACATCCTGCCATACAAATTtgggatttaaaaaaagcaatgatGCCTCTTCGCGAGATGTTGGGTCACGAGAATGCTGTAACTGGACTTGCGTGGAATATGACAGACCACGCGATTCTCGCGTCATGTGATGCGGACGGGAAGACACTATGGTGGGACCCCTCGACTGGAGAGCGGAATGGCGCACTGCAACACCAAAACGGCTATATGGTTGACATGAAGTGGTCTCGAGCACTTCCGGTGGTCCTGGCGACGTCATCCTTTGAGCCGTTGTTTTGTGTATCAACGGCTGAGGATGTGTCCTCTGCCCCTGCCCCTGGTGCATCGGTACAAAAGTCTTTGCAGCGCCCATGTGGGGCTTCTATTGGCATAAGTGGGCTCGTAGCGTCGGTGTCTTCGCACTCTGCAAACGCTGTCAGACTTACACGTATCGTCACAAACAACGCATCCGATCCGTCAGGGATGAGCGGTGGGGATCCTGTCGCTGAGATTTCTCGACTACCACCCGCCTCTGTGGAGCGTGTAGAGTGGCTAAAGGCGCACCAATATCCACTTTTGGCCGCTGCAGCAGCGTGCAAAAACGATCGTACCCCCATCCTTTCCTACCTCGCCGAGGACGCACCAACTGAGGACACGGAGGACCCATTTGAGACGATGCAGGGCACACAAAAATCATTAGAAGATATTGCTGCTTCACATGTAGCAGCAGGCCGCATCAATGAGGCGGTTGAGGCATGTTTGGACGAATGCGAGTTTGGTGATGCCTTTGCTATTGCCTATTTGCAAGGAGGGAAGCTGATGCAGCGAGTGCAGCAGGAATATACCAGACATATTTTAATGAATTCTCAGGGGAAACGGCATATCGTGTATGCGTCTGCAGTCGCCGCAGGAGATTTTCGCTCGTTGATGGTCGGTGGGAACGCGTTGTGGAAGGAGGCTCTTTCCGTTATAATATCATTTGTAGGGGAAAGATTTTCGGAGGCTTGCGACAAGTTGGCACTTGCTCTCAAGGAAGCGGGTAACAGGGAGAGTGCTATGACCTGTTTTATTTGCAGTGGAAATGTGGATGCAGTTGCGGAACTGTGGCACGAGGAAAATATGCCTGTAGAGAAGCTGGTGCAGGAGGTACTTCTTCTTGAGGAAGTGACGGGGCGGAAGGTTACATCAACGTTCTTTGGGGATTACTTGTATGAATATGGGCTGGGGTTGTTGGGGAAGGGGTTGCTTACGAAGGCGATGCCAATTTTTCAGCGGTCCGCTAACGTCGGCAATCGCAACGCCGCAATTATGGTAGACCGGATGAGGTTCGAAGTTCCGTGTGGACAGATCACCTTCCCGTTTGTTGCGACTCCTCTTTCGGATTCACTAAGTCAGTCGTGCTTGGAGTTTTTGGCTAACAAGGGTAAcgggcagcaacaacagcagcagcaacaacctcCATCAGCTGTGCAACCCAATATGTACGgtgggcagcagcaacaacctcCACCAGTTGTGCAACCCCAGTACCAGCAGCAACGTATGGGAGCCACGATGCCGCCACcggcacaacaacagcagcagcaacaacctcCATCAGTTGTGCAACCCCAGTACCAGCAGCAACGTATGGGAGCCACGATGCCGCCACCgacacaacaacagcagcagcaacaacctcCATCAGCTGTGCAACCCAATATGTACGgtgggcagcagcaacaacctcCACCAGTTGTGCAACCCCAGTACCAGCAGCAACGTATGGGAGCCACGATGCCGCCACCgacacaacaacagcagcagcaacaggcgCCGGCACCAGGGATCATCGCCCAACAACCGGGACCGGCGGTAACGGCGAACTCCGCTGCACCGGTACCCAGACTGATGCCTCATCCCATTTCCTCCTGGTCTTCTTTGGGGTCTGTTGGAGGAGGTGTGGTAACAAACCACCCCCCTGCCACTGCGACGATGAGCGGTTACTGTGGTGCTCCTCCTCAAATCTGCCGAGTCAGGAATTGCAAGGTCCGGTTCCCACTTCCGCCCCCCCACGCCCTCAGAACCATATGGATCCCCAACGTTCTATGCCAA ATGGATCCCCAACGTTCTATGCCAATGATACCTCCGCCGTCATGTGGGTCGTCAGTAACATCTGTACAAGGGCTCCACGCGCCAGCACAACCGACGGTCGTTCCATCACTGCCGTCGCAGCAGGTCATCGGAACTCCTTTAGCACCACCTCAGCAATTTCCTACTCCTGCGCAGCCACCGTCAGGTCCACGTGGAATGCCTCTACCTCCTAGGGCGCCATCAGGATTAGGCACCAACCCGACATCGACTTTTGGTGCACCTCCAACAGGAAGTTTGCATCAGACGGGTAAAAGTTCCCCGTCGCCGGAGCCGTCAGCTCCGCGGGTTGGGAATATGATGGTGGCACCACCAGGGTCGGCACCACCGTCGATGACCTCGGGTGGGCTTCCACCACCACGTATGCCCAGTGACGGCTCAAATGCCAACTGGAACATGAACCCCCAGAGTGTGACAAACCAACCCCCTCAGGCAGCATCGATGACAGCGCCCAGTTCTgttgctcctcctccccccggGATTCCTTCCACTGCAGTTGGTACCGCACCCCCTGTGGTGACAGCTCCACGGGTAGGCGGCGTGGCGTACGCTCCGGTCGCGAACCCTGGCGCCCCACCTCGGTTTGCAGCCGCAGGTGGTCGACCGGCGGATGATTTTGGTTTGTCGTCGTTTGAAATTTCGTCGCTGAACCCAGAACATCGGGACTTAGCGCAGAAGTTGCGCACGACCATTCAGCAGGTAGCAAACGCCCAACGCCGTTCAGCCATAGCAAAGGCATCTATGGAGCTATTCCAAGCCTTGCAGACAGGTTCTTTACCCCCAGATGTGGTTGGTCTTCTATCGGAGTATATCAATTGTTTAGGATCACAACGCTCAAGGGAAATGTGGAAAGAGCTCGCCACTAAGCACTTTTCGGCAATTCAACATATTAATAACCTCAAGTTTCTGCAGTAG